Proteins encoded together in one Pirellulales bacterium window:
- a CDS encoding cobaltochelatase subunit CobN, with the protein MNRILAVFSITVGAVCCTLPAAAVESADRGESASWDIGFVGLHGGVYDELLAAAKPLGLRLRYFEEDEIASRTCDFSAVRVLYIQHTRSEEREALGALLRQATVKNPQLKVIVFMPSSADLLKSVGLADQLTDDAIARRYYGSTTENLRRLLVYTAATYLGRDLPIEPPQEVERHGFYHPDHADLFATAEEFLVWKRAQGKISPRQPRLLIAVHSTGLFYSHPRVIDALIRAAEQQGAIAGAIIDGRSKLYDEQALAFAPQAVIHTCHSMDSMPLRLKLDVPHLHSIFIRKQSISQWQESVTGLAASELAFHVIGQELIGGIEPEVTSGTTSGGGSAQRFEPIPDRIEHLVRRAMSYARLGQTSAPEKKVAIIYYDREMGKGELMRGSATGMHMNGPRSLLNVLAAMQQQGYAMKRVPKFEDELLQSMIERGRLIGVWAPADLDRLVRTGSPVLIPAEQYQQWYEQKVPEDRRKQADERWGPPPGRFMVWEERGKKYLVVPRIELGNVILLPQPLRGELQGKDTASRQAHDKISTPPHNYLATYFWLQEGFRADAVVHFGTHGSEFALPGKPNGMARRDWCDIIMGAMPNFNPWIIENMVESSPVRRRVYGTLISHLSPPIVNGGLSDELANLHELVDKWGTLEAGALKEKFRLEIAEQTRQCRLEVDLKMVIPTDGKMTDADIDKVGEYLHDIQEETTPTSLHVFGERPRADLLIPYMVNILRAPFLRALGEILGAQQQNGGDFDHRIRPAAEQLVGLVLERHQSPTDATSTVLGKPVDALSEEIDKGLKLAVRLNQDFAKTTDEIDNLLRGLAGKFIEPGPGNNPMRNPNSVPTGRNMYLLNPDEVPTRPSWELGKKLVDEVIAQHQALHGEFPTKLGFDLRSSATFRDYGVMEAQILYAMGIEPIWDDRQLVHDVKLISRESLGRPRIDVFIAASSWYESNLPNRLNLWDKAVRLAAEADEPDNPINANTRKVRDALARQGMPAQQAETLSVGRIFGRAPGRETGTSIGESVARSGDWNSRDEIAAQYLASEKHVFTEGAWGEKADSLYDQAIQGTHTVVRSWSDAMTSPLSSQYTWMHGGSLSLAVETMTGKRPDYVFSDVRDPDKSGIIGAEDALRREFRVRLFNRKWLEGMMKEGYAGADHIRVLTSNSFGWEVMRPGIVGKDNWDEMKRVLIDDKLKLNLQDWFERSNPYAYQDATAVMLEAYRKGYWQADDETIRQVAAEYAGSVARHGLSGHMTSGGNAALDQLARRNLEGLPGPAAAELLQEYGKRIDEQTQVAVAEPAPVAALQIAPVAGAPATSAPGDSEPGSAPAESEASVRSQSASDSTAAADPGSAPAPDAAGAPADESPAQGVVTGRKLEPQPAEPASVTALPVTSKLWWIAGGAAVLFFYGLMFRRRG; encoded by the coding sequence ATATTGGCGGTGTTTTCGATTACCGTGGGTGCCGTTTGTTGCACGCTGCCGGCGGCGGCCGTTGAAAGCGCCGACCGTGGTGAATCGGCGTCGTGGGACATCGGCTTTGTCGGCCTGCACGGCGGCGTTTACGACGAACTTCTCGCGGCGGCCAAGCCGTTGGGTTTGCGCTTGCGATATTTCGAGGAGGATGAAATCGCGAGTCGGACCTGCGATTTCAGCGCGGTTCGGGTGCTGTATATCCAGCATACGCGTTCCGAGGAACGAGAGGCCCTTGGAGCATTGCTGCGGCAGGCCACCGTGAAGAATCCGCAGCTCAAGGTAATTGTGTTTATGCCCAGTTCCGCGGATCTGCTGAAAAGCGTAGGATTGGCGGATCAACTGACCGACGATGCGATCGCGCGGCGGTACTACGGATCCACTACCGAGAACCTGCGGCGATTGCTTGTTTATACCGCGGCGACGTATCTTGGCCGCGACTTGCCGATTGAACCGCCACAAGAGGTCGAGCGGCACGGGTTCTATCATCCCGACCATGCCGATTTGTTCGCAACGGCAGAGGAATTCTTGGTGTGGAAGCGAGCGCAGGGAAAGATCTCGCCTCGGCAGCCGCGGTTGCTGATTGCAGTTCACAGCACGGGGTTGTTCTATTCCCATCCGCGCGTGATCGATGCGCTGATTCGAGCCGCGGAACAGCAGGGAGCCATTGCTGGGGCGATCATCGACGGCCGCTCGAAGTTGTATGACGAACAGGCGTTGGCGTTTGCACCGCAGGCGGTCATCCATACTTGCCACAGCATGGATTCCATGCCGCTGCGATTGAAGCTCGATGTGCCGCATTTGCATTCGATTTTCATTCGCAAGCAGTCGATCTCGCAGTGGCAAGAGAGCGTCACGGGCTTGGCCGCCAGCGAACTGGCGTTTCATGTGATCGGCCAGGAGTTGATCGGCGGCATCGAGCCGGAAGTGACGTCGGGAACGACGTCGGGCGGCGGCAGCGCGCAGCGATTCGAGCCGATTCCCGATCGCATCGAGCACTTAGTCCGGCGAGCCATGTCGTATGCTCGACTGGGGCAAACCTCGGCCCCGGAAAAGAAAGTCGCGATCATCTACTACGATCGTGAAATGGGCAAAGGGGAGTTGATGCGCGGCAGCGCCACCGGCATGCACATGAACGGACCGCGAAGCCTGCTGAATGTGCTGGCGGCGATGCAGCAACAGGGATATGCCATGAAACGCGTGCCCAAGTTTGAAGACGAATTGTTGCAATCGATGATCGAGCGCGGCCGGTTGATCGGGGTTTGGGCGCCAGCCGACTTGGATCGATTGGTGCGCACCGGTTCGCCGGTCTTGATTCCCGCGGAGCAATACCAACAGTGGTACGAGCAGAAAGTCCCCGAAGATCGTCGCAAGCAGGCCGACGAGCGATGGGGGCCGCCGCCGGGACGATTCATGGTGTGGGAAGAGCGCGGCAAGAAGTATTTGGTCGTGCCGCGGATCGAGTTGGGAAACGTCATTCTCCTACCACAACCTCTGCGCGGTGAATTGCAAGGGAAGGACACGGCCAGCCGGCAGGCTCACGACAAAATCAGCACTCCGCCCCACAACTACTTGGCGACCTACTTCTGGCTACAGGAGGGCTTTCGGGCAGACGCGGTCGTCCACTTCGGGACGCATGGCTCCGAATTTGCGTTGCCCGGCAAACCCAACGGCATGGCCCGGCGCGATTGGTGCGACATCATCATGGGCGCGATGCCGAACTTCAATCCCTGGATCATCGAAAACATGGTCGAGTCGTCACCGGTGCGCCGACGGGTTTATGGTACCTTGATCAGTCATCTTTCGCCGCCGATCGTCAACGGCGGATTGAGCGACGAGTTGGCCAATTTGCACGAACTTGTCGACAAGTGGGGCACGCTTGAGGCAGGCGCATTAAAAGAAAAGTTTCGCTTGGAGATTGCCGAGCAAACGCGGCAATGCCGGCTCGAAGTGGATCTAAAGATGGTCATTCCGACGGACGGCAAGATGACGGACGCCGACATCGATAAGGTCGGGGAGTACTTGCACGACATTCAAGAGGAGACCACGCCGACCAGTTTGCACGTGTTTGGCGAGCGGCCACGGGCCGATTTGCTGATCCCCTACATGGTCAACATTCTCCGCGCGCCGTTCTTGCGAGCGCTCGGTGAAATCCTAGGCGCACAACAACAGAATGGCGGCGATTTTGATCATCGAATTCGGCCCGCGGCGGAACAACTGGTGGGACTGGTGCTAGAGCGTCATCAATCGCCGACAGACGCCACGAGTACCGTTCTGGGCAAACCGGTCGATGCTCTGTCCGAAGAGATCGACAAGGGGCTGAAATTGGCCGTTCGGTTGAATCAAGATTTCGCCAAGACCACGGACGAGATTGACAACCTGCTGCGCGGATTGGCCGGAAAGTTCATCGAACCGGGACCGGGGAACAATCCGATGCGAAATCCCAACTCCGTTCCCACTGGCCGCAACATGTATTTGCTGAACCCCGATGAAGTGCCGACAAGGCCCTCGTGGGAATTAGGCAAGAAACTGGTTGACGAAGTGATCGCCCAGCACCAGGCCCTGCACGGAGAATTTCCGACGAAACTTGGCTTCGACCTCCGCAGTTCCGCGACATTTCGCGATTATGGCGTGATGGAAGCGCAGATTTTATACGCGATGGGCATCGAGCCGATTTGGGACGACCGGCAATTGGTTCACGATGTGAAACTGATTTCGCGCGAGTCCTTGGGCCGGCCGCGGATCGATGTCTTTATTGCCGCCAGTTCGTGGTATGAGTCGAATCTGCCGAATCGCTTGAATTTGTGGGACAAGGCGGTTCGACTGGCGGCCGAAGCCGATGAGCCGGACAACCCGATCAACGCCAATACTCGCAAAGTACGCGACGCCTTGGCGCGCCAAGGCATGCCGGCGCAGCAGGCCGAGACGTTGTCGGTCGGGAGAATTTTTGGGCGCGCGCCGGGGCGCGAAACAGGAACGTCGATCGGCGAAAGCGTGGCGCGGTCGGGCGATTGGAATTCGCGCGACGAGATCGCGGCTCAATATTTGGCGTCGGAAAAGCACGTCTTCACCGAGGGGGCTTGGGGAGAGAAAGCCGATTCGCTCTACGATCAAGCCATCCAGGGAACGCATACCGTGGTCCGCAGTTGGTCGGATGCCATGACCAGCCCGCTTTCCAGTCAATACACGTGGATGCATGGCGGGAGCCTCAGCTTGGCCGTCGAGACCATGACCGGGAAGCGGCCCGATTATGTGTTTTCGGACGTGCGCGATCCGGACAAATCGGGAATCATCGGCGCAGAAGACGCCTTGCGGCGAGAGTTTCGCGTTCGGTTGTTCAATCGCAAATGGCTGGAAGGAATGATGAAGGAAGGCTACGCGGGGGCCGACCATATCCGGGTGTTGACCTCGAATAGTTTTGGCTGGGAAGTGATGCGGCCGGGGATCGTCGGCAAAGACAATTGGGATGAAATGAAGCGAGTGCTGATCGACGACAAGTTGAAATTGAATTTGCAAGACTGGTTCGAACGGAGCAATCCGTACGCTTATCAAGACGCCACAGCCGTGATGTTGGAAGCCTATCGCAAAGGATATTGGCAGGCCGACGACGAGACGATTCGCCAGGTGGCGGCGGAATATGCTGGCAGCGTCGCTCGGCACGGGCTATCCGGTCATATGACCAGCGGCGGCAATGCGGCCTTGGATCAGCTCGCTCGGCGCAACCTGGAAGGGTTGCCCGGCCCTGCCGCCGCGGAACTGCTGCAAGAATATGGAAAGCGAATCGATGAACAAACGCAAGTCGCCGTCGCGGAGCCAGCGCCGGTCGCCGCTTTGCAGATTGCGCCGGTGGCCGGTGCGCCAGCCACCAGCGCACCCGGTGACAGCGAACCCGGCAGCGCGCCGGCGGAATCCGAGGCGTCCGTTCGATCGCAGTCTGCGTCGGATTCAACCGCGGCGGCCGACCCCGGCAGCGCTCCTGCGCCTGACGCCGCCGGTGCTCCCGCGGACGAGAGTCCAGCGCAGGGGGTGGTCAC